One Amycolatopsis sp. NBC_00355 genomic window carries:
- a CDS encoding LamG-like jellyroll fold domain-containing protein yields MVAVLAIAAGVVAATPAAHHAGPLAGPPGDGSAVAAKTIAKATGERVEVAAKTTETSQTFANPDGSFTREQRVTPVRVRRGAGWVPVDRTLRRGADGTVAPVAAANRVTFSGGGDAPLVRFVKDGKELALRWPAPLPAPALSGDSATYADVLSGVDLRVTATAAGFSHVLVVKTAAAAGRLTRIPFGLETRGLSVETAGGGVLRATDPAGTVVFQAPPAEMWDAGARAADGRPRQRAAFPVEVSAKQLVLVPDRKLLTDPATRFPVEIDPSWGAGQSGWGLAYDVPADYRGNTYWGGDGDGFAKVGYSSWESPTVRVRSYFQFDVGDLHGSQILDAEVNFFEVWAPSCTAKRVDLYYTEPTGPGLSWNNQPRWNALAGSVDAAHGYPNCGADWVGFGVGDEVADATGRGLQTATFGLVSGDESANANGNASWKKFDPNPNLIVTYNNRPEPPEGLASDPKGGCDGEPDEPYVTTATPTLKATLTDPDDDHLSAEFVWANRAGAQVGAQDTERQESGTEFRLRIPDGAFKDGSKIAWRVRGSDEHGFDGDYSPWCDITVDLSAPGKPPIVNSLVYPERGEGGAPGQTAEFTFDANGVADVAEFKYRLDGQSEKTVKAVNGKASAFVTPPTRDPYTLHVTSVDRAGNRGSEANTKNYDFRVAVPTPPDDYWPLDGRHLTTTVPDSRNAGHDGTFPPAKAVWTPGRVGDALRFDGSAGSSVTTAGGPSVNTIASFSVSAWVRLDGNDGKTRTAVSQDGTRFSRFSLGYTGGAANSWAFTMASDDNGTAVSRTAAATGAPQLGVWTHLTGVYSSTDNRMDLYVNGAAAGTNTFTTPRAAVGAVQIGRGQRDGAAGDPWVGAVDEVKVYNRALPDVKVAEATEIDLLATQPAVEEAAWRLDEGTGTTTTDASGGYRTATLQPGVSWVPGKVGANAVRTDGTGSVVADGPAVRTDSSFTATAWVNVDDTTTSRVALSQDGDRNSGFSLMYQAAAKKWVFSMPQSGADTATVFTAADSAPPLVQRWVHLTGVYDASVPEIRLYVNGALTGRTAVPGGIKANAAGPLRIGQAKAKALITTPFKGIVDEAHLYTGVRTDAEVRDEYLNPVTDRRWSGSLTRYVSHRSEHFTATGPPPRAYALEQQLGWLAPVGTPGTQPLYACRLGTDELTSLDPACETGTKLGVLGAVYPTAPTDKAGRMLYRCGTGGTANERFDSPDPGCEGLTVEKQLGYVLSYAQLTRYVKIERGIDRRTSTTTVPVPYLREGPLWAVSLQAVPGTVPLLSCVENGDSFTSLSPSCEGKTVTGQLGWIWSAPPSGMQSLPLTRCAQQGSGERFDALTSDCDGQVVVDVLGYVVSP; encoded by the coding sequence ATGGTCGCCGTGCTGGCGATCGCGGCCGGGGTGGTCGCGGCCACCCCTGCCGCCCACCACGCCGGCCCGCTCGCGGGACCACCGGGCGACGGTTCCGCCGTGGCCGCGAAGACGATCGCGAAGGCGACCGGCGAGCGGGTGGAGGTGGCGGCGAAGACCACCGAGACCTCGCAGACGTTCGCCAACCCGGACGGCAGTTTCACCCGCGAGCAGCGCGTGACGCCGGTCCGGGTGCGCCGCGGCGCGGGCTGGGTACCGGTGGACCGGACCCTGCGGCGCGGTGCGGACGGGACGGTGGCCCCGGTGGCCGCCGCGAACCGGGTCACGTTCTCCGGCGGTGGCGACGCGCCCCTGGTCAGGTTCGTCAAGGACGGCAAGGAACTCGCGCTGCGCTGGCCCGCTCCGCTGCCCGCGCCCGCGCTGTCCGGGGATTCGGCGACCTACGCCGACGTGCTGTCCGGAGTGGACCTGCGGGTCACCGCGACGGCCGCCGGCTTCTCGCACGTCCTCGTGGTCAAGACCGCCGCGGCGGCCGGCCGGCTCACGAGAATCCCGTTCGGGCTCGAGACGCGGGGCCTTTCGGTCGAGACGGCCGGCGGCGGCGTGCTGAGAGCGACCGACCCGGCGGGCACCGTGGTGTTCCAGGCCCCGCCCGCCGAGATGTGGGACGCCGGTGCGCGGGCGGCCGACGGACGGCCGCGGCAGCGGGCCGCGTTCCCGGTCGAGGTGTCGGCGAAGCAGCTCGTGCTGGTGCCGGACCGGAAGCTGCTCACCGATCCGGCGACCCGCTTCCCGGTCGAGATCGACCCCAGCTGGGGCGCCGGGCAGAGCGGCTGGGGCCTCGCCTACGACGTGCCCGCCGACTACCGCGGCAACACCTACTGGGGCGGTGACGGCGACGGCTTCGCCAAGGTCGGCTACTCGTCGTGGGAGTCGCCGACGGTCCGGGTCCGGTCGTACTTCCAGTTCGACGTCGGCGACCTGCACGGGAGCCAGATCCTCGACGCGGAGGTCAACTTCTTCGAGGTGTGGGCGCCCTCCTGCACGGCCAAGCGCGTCGACCTCTACTACACCGAACCGACCGGGCCCGGGCTGAGCTGGAACAACCAGCCGCGCTGGAACGCGCTGGCCGGCTCGGTCGACGCGGCGCACGGCTACCCGAACTGCGGCGCGGACTGGGTCGGTTTCGGCGTCGGCGACGAGGTCGCGGACGCGACCGGGCGCGGCCTGCAGACCGCGACGTTCGGCCTGGTCTCCGGCGACGAGTCGGCGAACGCGAACGGGAACGCGTCGTGGAAGAAGTTCGACCCGAACCCGAACCTGATCGTGACCTACAACAACCGCCCGGAACCGCCGGAGGGGCTCGCCTCGGACCCGAAGGGCGGCTGTGACGGCGAGCCGGACGAGCCGTACGTCACCACTGCCACCCCGACCCTCAAGGCGACGCTCACCGACCCCGACGACGACCACCTCAGCGCCGAGTTCGTCTGGGCCAACCGCGCCGGCGCGCAGGTCGGCGCCCAGGACACCGAACGGCAGGAGTCGGGGACGGAGTTCCGGCTGCGCATTCCGGACGGCGCCTTCAAGGACGGCTCGAAGATCGCCTGGCGGGTCCGCGGCAGCGACGAGCACGGCTTCGACGGCGACTATTCGCCGTGGTGCGACATCACCGTCGACCTGTCCGCGCCCGGCAAGCCACCGATCGTGAACTCCCTGGTCTACCCGGAACGCGGGGAAGGCGGCGCACCGGGCCAGACGGCCGAATTCACCTTCGACGCCAACGGGGTCGCCGACGTCGCGGAGTTCAAGTACCGCCTCGACGGCCAGTCGGAGAAGACCGTCAAAGCCGTGAACGGCAAGGCGAGTGCGTTCGTCACGCCACCGACGCGTGATCCGTACACGCTGCACGTGACCAGTGTGGACCGGGCGGGCAACCGCGGCAGCGAAGCCAACACCAAGAACTACGATTTCCGCGTCGCCGTGCCCACTCCCCCGGACGACTACTGGCCCCTGGACGGCCGGCACCTGACGACCACCGTGCCCGACAGCCGGAACGCGGGCCACGACGGCACGTTCCCGCCCGCGAAGGCGGTCTGGACGCCCGGACGGGTCGGCGACGCGCTCCGGTTCGACGGCTCCGCCGGGTCTTCGGTCACCACCGCGGGCGGCCCGAGCGTCAACACCATCGCGAGCTTCTCGGTGAGCGCGTGGGTCCGGCTCGACGGCAACGACGGCAAGACGCGGACGGCGGTCAGCCAGGACGGCACCCGGTTCTCGCGGTTCTCGCTGGGGTACACCGGCGGGGCGGCCAACTCCTGGGCCTTCACCATGGCCTCCGACGACAACGGCACCGCCGTGTCACGCACCGCAGCGGCCACCGGTGCGCCGCAGCTAGGTGTGTGGACCCACCTGACCGGCGTCTACAGCTCGACCGACAACCGGATGGACCTGTACGTCAACGGCGCGGCGGCCGGGACGAACACCTTCACCACGCCGCGGGCGGCCGTCGGAGCCGTCCAGATCGGCCGCGGGCAGCGGGACGGCGCCGCCGGTGATCCGTGGGTCGGCGCCGTGGACGAGGTCAAGGTCTACAACCGCGCGCTGCCGGACGTGAAGGTCGCCGAGGCCACCGAAATCGACCTCCTGGCCACCCAGCCGGCGGTCGAGGAAGCGGCCTGGCGGCTGGACGAGGGCACCGGCACCACGACCACCGACGCGTCCGGCGGCTACCGGACCGCGACCCTGCAACCGGGGGTGAGCTGGGTGCCGGGGAAGGTCGGCGCGAACGCCGTCCGCACGGACGGCACGGGTTCCGTGGTCGCGGACGGGCCCGCGGTGCGCACGGACAGCAGCTTCACGGCCACCGCCTGGGTGAACGTGGACGACACCACGACGTCCCGCGTGGCGCTGAGCCAGGACGGCGACCGCAACAGCGGCTTCAGCCTGATGTACCAGGCCGCGGCGAAGAAGTGGGTCTTCTCGATGCCGCAGTCCGGTGCCGACACCGCGACCGTGTTCACCGCGGCCGACTCCGCCCCGCCGCTCGTGCAGCGCTGGGTGCACCTGACCGGGGTGTACGACGCCTCGGTGCCCGAGATCCGGTTGTACGTCAACGGCGCATTGACCGGACGGACCGCGGTGCCCGGCGGGATCAAGGCGAACGCGGCGGGCCCGCTGCGCATCGGCCAGGCCAAGGCGAAGGCCCTGATCACCACTCCCTTCAAGGGGATCGTGGACGAGGCGCACCTCTACACCGGGGTGCGGACCGACGCCGAGGTCCGGGACGAGTACCTCAACCCGGTGACCGATCGCCGGTGGTCGGGCTCGCTGACGCGCTACGTCAGCCACCGCTCCGAGCACTTCACGGCCACCGGGCCGCCGCCGCGGGCGTACGCGCTGGAACAGCAGCTCGGCTGGCTGGCCCCGGTGGGCACGCCCGGCACCCAGCCGCTGTACGCCTGCCGGCTCGGGACCGACGAGCTGACGTCCCTCGACCCGGCGTGCGAAACCGGGACGAAACTGGGTGTTCTCGGGGCGGTCTATCCGACGGCGCCGACGGACAAGGCCGGCCGGATGCTCTACCGGTGCGGCACCGGCGGGACGGCGAACGAGCGGTTCGATTCGCCGGACCCGGGGTGTGAGGGACTCACCGTCGAGAAGCAGCTCGGATACGTGCTGAGCTACGCGCAGCTGACCCGCTACGTCAAGATCGAACGCGGGATCGACCGGCGGACCAGCACCACCACCGTGCCGGTGCCCTACCTCCGCGAGGGTCCGTTGTGGGCGGTGTCGCTGCAGGCCGTGCCGGGCACCGTGCCGTTGCTGTCCTGCGTCGAGAACGGCGACAGCTTCACGTCCCTTTCGCCTTCCTGCGAAGGGAAGACGGTCACCGGGCAGCTGGGCTGGATCTGGTCCGCCCCGCCGTCCGGAATGCAGAGCCTGCCGTTGACCCGCTGCGCGCAGCAGGGCTCGGGAGAACGTTTCGACGCGTTGACGTCCGATTGCGACGGGCAGGTCGTCGTGGACGTGCTCGGTTATGTGGTGAGCCCGTGA